The window GGGCGACATCGACGAAGTCCGCGTCTGTCACTCCGCCAAAACCGCCGGGGAAATCGCCATCCTCGCAGCCGACACCAACCAAACCGCCGCCGCATGGCTCTACCGCCACTACGCAGCGTCACCTCCCGCATGGACCAGCGATACCGACGCCGACGGCACTGACCTGCTGGGCGAGTATGCCTTCGGTGGAAACCCGCACGTTTCCGACCGCCCGAACGTCACCGCCAGCTACAACTCCGCCAGCGCCAAGCTCGAAGCCACCTTCACCCGCCGCAAAGCCGGCACCCACGACCTCACCTACAGCATGCAGGTCTCAAACGACCTCAGCGACTGGCTCACCCTCACCGCCACCGAGCTTTCCACCGCCCCCCACCCCACCCTTGGCAATGCATTCGAACGCGTTACCGTGGAAACCGACGCCACCTCCGCCACCGAACCCCGCCTCTTCATGCGCGCCGTTGCAGAGTAGCCGGGGTGTGACGTTTTTTAGGACACGTCGGCTTTAAAAATTTGGAAAACACGCTTGAAATCACGTGTGCCACTGAGCTACCGTTCCACTGTTATAAACATCCTTCATTTTTTTCTAAAGGAAATACAACCAACAACACTGGAAAACACATGAAACTGCAGCACACACTCATGGCTCTCGCTGCCTCGACGGCTTTTTCACATGCGGTCAGCATTGCCATCAACTTCGCTGAGAACGACGCCAACCAAGGCTTCGCAGGCGGAGCCAACATCGGCCCCACCGGTATCAACAGCAGTAATTGGAATAACACCATCAACCGCAGCAGCGGCTCGTTGGCAACCGGCACCCAGAACAACCTGATAGACGACACGGGCGCCGCCACCACTGCTGACCTGAGCTGGAGCTCGTCCAATGTTTATTACAATGCTGACGGCACCGCAAACGACGAGCGCAAATTGGCGGTCGGCTATCTGGACGACGGTGCCCCGGGCGTTTCGATCACGGTGACAGACATACCATACAGCAAGTATGTCGTTCTCGGGCTGCTGGCTTCGGACCAAGCCGGTGGTTCCACATACATCACCAGGGATTTCCTGGTCAATGGCGTGAATGTCCTGGGCGGAACCGCCACCGCCTACAACGGCGTCCTGACCAGTTGGAACGCCACGGGCAACAACTGGAATCCGGTGACCACCTCCACCACCGGCAATTACTGGACCAGCGCGGAGCAGACCAGCTCGACACTCACCATCACGGGCCTTCCCAGGAACGGAGACGAGCGCGGCTCGATCACCGGACTGATTATTCAGGAAGTTCCGGTCCCGGAGCCATCCTCTACAGCCCTGCTCGGTCTCGGCGGACTCGCCCTGATCCTCCGTCGCCGTAAAGGCTAAGGAGGACACGGTCCTGCGCCGCCGGAAGCAGGCTCTGGTCCCAACCATTCTTTCACACCCTGTGGCACCCGCCGCAGGGTGTTTTTTTGTATTTGGAGTTTGGGATATCGACCGTGGGCACGAGAACCAGGGAGGCGGCGGCGGCTAAGACAATGCCTCCCAAATTGGCATCGACTTATCCTCCGTTTGCAATCAAAACGGACATCGAAAAAACATTCCAAACGACCACTATGAAAACAATCATCGAACCATTCCGGATCAAAAGCGTCGAGCCCATCAAAATGACTACCCGGGAAGAACGCCTGGGCTACCTTGAGAAAGCGCATTACAATCTCTTTTCCCTCGATTCTAACAATGTATTGATCGACCTTCTGACTGACTCGGGAACCTCCAGCATGAGTGCCCAGCAATGGGCAGGAGTCATGCAGGGGGATGAGTCCTACGCCGGCAGCCCCTCCTACGCACGTTTTGAAAAAGCCGTGCGCAACATCATGCCTTTCAAGTATGTGATCCCGACCCACCAGGGACGTGCTGCCGAGAAAATCCTCTTTTCCGTCGCGTTGAAAAAGGGTGACTGTGTCCCATCCAACACCCACTTCGACACCACACGCGCCAATATCGAGGCACAGGGGGCGGAGGCGATCGACCTGGTCATCGCAGAAGGCAAGGACCCCTCCGCCGACCACCCCTTCAAAGGCAATATCGACATCGGTAGACTCGATGAGCTGATGCAGGAAAAAGGAGCGGCAAACATCCCGCTGTGTATGATCACCATCACGAACAACTCCGGCGGTGGCCAGCCTGTATCGATGGCCAACATCAAGGCAACCAAGGAAGTATGTGACAGGCATGGCATCCCCCTGTTCATCGATGCCTGCCGCTTTGCGGAAAACGCCTATTTCATCAAACAACGCGAACCCGGCTACGAAAACACACCCATCATCGATATCGTCCGCGAGATTTTCTCCTACGCCGATGGCTGCACCATGAGCGCCAAGAAAGACGCCCTGGTCAACATGGGCGGCTGGTTGGCGATGAATCATGAAAACTGGGAGGAAGGCTGCCGGAACATGCTCATCCTGACGGAGGGTTTCCCCACTTACGGAGGCCTGTCGGGTCGTGACCTCGAGGCCATCGCCATCGGTCTGGACGAGGTTGTCCAGGAGGATTACCTGCACTACCGCATCGCCTCCACCCAGTATGTCGGCGACCGACTGATCGCTGCCGGAGTCCCGATCGTGCGCCCTGTCGGAGGCCACGCCATCTACCTGGACGCCCGCTCTTTCCTGCCTCACATCCCGCCGCAACAATACCCCGGCCAGGCGCTCGCGGCAGAGCTTTACGTCCACGGCGGCATCCGCGGCTGCGAAATCGGCACCGTCATGTTTGGCAAAAAACCGGACGGCACCGAAACCATCGCCCCCATGGATCTTGTCCGCCTCGCCATCCCGAGGCGTGTATACACCCAGAGCCACATGGACTTTTTGTTGGAAGTCATCATCGAGGTCTTTGGGAACCGCGACAGCATCAAAGGCATGAGAATAACCTGGCAGCCGAACGCCCTGCGCCATTTCACCGCAAAATTTGACTACGTCTAGAACCAGGCGCGGCGCGTGCCGGATGGTTTCGCACTGAGAGACATGTTT of the Akkermansiaceae bacterium genome contains:
- a CDS encoding tryptophanase, yielding MKTIIEPFRIKSVEPIKMTTREERLGYLEKAHYNLFSLDSNNVLIDLLTDSGTSSMSAQQWAGVMQGDESYAGSPSYARFEKAVRNIMPFKYVIPTHQGRAAEKILFSVALKKGDCVPSNTHFDTTRANIEAQGAEAIDLVIAEGKDPSADHPFKGNIDIGRLDELMQEKGAANIPLCMITITNNSGGGQPVSMANIKATKEVCDRHGIPLFIDACRFAENAYFIKQREPGYENTPIIDIVREIFSYADGCTMSAKKDALVNMGGWLAMNHENWEEGCRNMLILTEGFPTYGGLSGRDLEAIAIGLDEVVQEDYLHYRIASTQYVGDRLIAAGVPIVRPVGGHAIYLDARSFLPHIPPQQYPGQALAAELYVHGGIRGCEIGTVMFGKKPDGTETIAPMDLVRLAIPRRVYTQSHMDFLLEVIIEVFGNRDSIKGMRITWQPNALRHFTAKFDYV